AGATTTTGAGGTAAGTTTGACACCCTTTTTATGCTCTGTCCATCTGGTTGTGGTGCTTCGTTTTTCCGTTTAAGGGGTTGAGTACCAGTTGCATTCTCTAAGATTTGAATTGATTCGGCTAGGTGTTTGATAGATTTTCTAAAATATCTGCGCCGTATATCATCAAGCGCGGTATTtgaaaaactgttttttgcgTTCACGTCAATTCCGGACTGGATCAAGATTTGGATTGCGGCGGTTAAATTTTCACTTGAATTGTTTTCACACAACAAGTGGAGCGCATTACTTCCGTCTTCGTCCTTTGcgttcacgtcgattccgGACTGGATCAAGATTTGGATTGCGGCGGttaaatttttacttgatTTGTTTCCACACAACAAGTGGAGTGCATTACTTCCGTCTTCGCCCTTTGcgttcacgtcgattccgGGCTGGATCAAGATTTGGATTGCGGCGGTCAAATTTTCACTTGAATTGTTCATACACAACAAGTGGAGCGCATTACGTCCCCACCCGTTTATTGcgttcacgtcgattccgGATTGGATCAAGATTTGGATTGCGGCGGTTAAATTTTCACTTGAATTGTTTCTACACAACAAGTGGAGCGCATTTTGTCTGATCCAACCCTTTGcgttcacgtcgattccgGACTGGATCAAGATTTGTATTGCGTCGGTTAAATTTTCAcatgaatttttttcacaCAACAAGTGGAGCGCATTCTGTCTCCGATTGTTTATTGcgttcacgtcgattccgGACTGGATCAAGATTTGGATTGCGGCGGTAAAATTTTGGCTTAAATCGTTTTTAAACAACAAGTGGAGCGCATTACGTCCGTCTTCGTCCTTTGcgttcacgtcgattccgGACTGGATCAAGATTTGGATTGCGGCGATTAAATTTTCAGTTAAATCGTATTTAAACAACAAGTGGAGCGCATTACGTCCGTCTTCGTCCTTTGcgttcacgtcgattccgGACTGGATCAAGATTTGGATTGCGGCGGTTAAATTTTGGGTTAAATCGTATTTAAACAACAAGTGGAGCGCATTACGTCCGTCTTTGTTCTTTGcgttcacgtcgattccgGACTGGATCAAGATTTGGATTGCGGCGATTAAATTTTCACTTGAATTGTATTTACACAACAAGTGGAGCGCATTACGTCCGTCTTCGTCCTTTGcgttcacgtcgattccgGACTGGATCAAGATTTGGATTGCGGCGATTAAATTTTCACTTAAATTGTATTTCACACAACAAGTGGAGCGCATTACGTCCGTCTTCGTCCTTTGCGTTCACGTCGATTCTGGATTGGATCAAGATTTGGATTGCGGCGGTTAAACTTTCCCTTTTATTGTTTATACACAACAAGTGGAGCGCATTAATGTCTCTTATTGTTTATTGcgttcacgtcgattccgGACTGGATCAAGATTTGGATTGCGGCGGTTAAATTTTCACTTGAATTGTTTATACACAACAAGTGGAGTGCATTACATCCGTCTTCGTCCTTTGcgttcacgtcgattccgGACTGGATCAAGATTTGGATTGCGGCGGTTAAATTTTCACTTGAATTGTTTCTACACAACAAGTGGAGCGCATTACGTCCCCATTCGTTTATTGcgttcacgtcgattccgGACTGGATCAAGATTTGGATTGCGGCGGTTAAATTTTCACTTGAATTGTTTTTTACACAACAAAACCATTTATCCACCGTATGTATTTTTTCCCTCCGTTTATTGcgttcacgtcgattccgGACTGGATCAAGATTTGGATTGCGGtggttaaatttttgcttgaaTTGTCTCTACACAGCAAGTGAAGCGCATTACGTCCGTTTACGTTCTTTGCGTTCACGTCGATTTGGAACTGGATCAACTCTTCGATATTTCCTGTTAGATCGAATTGAGAGTTGCCAGAACATAGTTGACGTaatttttcctgttttccAGTAAGCTGAATAGAATAAAGTGAAAATTGTCTAGATGATCGACGTTCGAATTCGAATT
This genomic stretch from Daphnia magna isolate NIES linkage group LG10, ASM2063170v1.1, whole genome shotgun sequence harbors:
- the LOC123477036 gene encoding serine/threonine-protein phosphatase 6 regulatory ankyrin repeat subunit A-like, with the translated sequence MRSTCCVKYNLSENLIAAIQILIQSGIDVNAKDEDGRNALHLLCKYNSSENLIAAIQILIQSGIDVNAKNKDGRNALHLLFKYDLTQNLTAAIQILIQSGIDVNAKDEDGRNALHLLFKYDLTENLIAAIQILIQSGIDVNAKDEDGRNALHLLFKNDLSQNFTAAIQILIQSGIDVNAINNRRQNALHLLCEKNSCENLTDAIQILIQSGIDVNAKGWIRQNALHLLCRNNSSENLTAAIQILIQSGIDVNAINGWGRNALHLLCMNNSSENLTAAIQILIQPGIDVNAKGEDGSNALHLLCGNKSSKNLTAAIQILIQSGIDVNAKDEDGSNALHLLCENNSSENLTAAIQILIQSGIDVNAKNSFSNTALDDIRRRYFRKSIKHLAESIQILENATGTQPLKRKNEAPQPDGQSIKRVSNLPQNLAE